The Paenibacillus swuensis genome contains the following window.
GCTATTCCATGTTCAATCGCTGGATTGAAAACGGTCTGCAGGATGTTCTGGAAGAAGGCGGCGTAGGCTCCATCGCCTTTACGCCTCTGGCACAAGGGATGCTGACAAATCGTTATCTGGGCGGTATTCCTTCAGACTCCCGAGCAGCCAAGCCTGCTACTTTCCTTCGCGAAGGCGATGTAACCGAACAGAAGGTGGCTAAAGTTCAGCAGCTGAACGTAATTGCCCAAGAGCGCGGTCAGAGCGTTGCTCAACTGGCTTTAGCGTGGGTGCTTCGCGGCGGACGAGTTACAACCGCTCTGATTGGCGCAAGTCGTGTCAGCCAGATTGAGGAGAACGTTGCCGCGTTAAATAACCTTGATTTCACTGCAGAAGAGTTGGATCGGATCGAAGCGATCCTGAGAGACTAAGACGCTGCATTACAATGAGAAAGGCCCTTGAAGTGATTACACTTCAAGGGCCTTTCTTTAGTTGTATGCTTAAGGGCGATAGATTACGTAGCTCGTTGGCGTCTCCCGAACCAACACTTGTAAACAGGTAGCTTTATTCGGGAATTGCTGCAGGTAAGCCTCGACCGTCTCCCATACTTGTCTTGCCAGCACTTCAGTTGTGGGATACCGTTCAGGTTCGGAGCTGCTTTCACCTGTAAACTCTTCATGATCGTTCAATAACGTATGATCGTAACGGCCATGAATTAGTTTCTTCAGATCCGAGAAATTCACAAGAAAGCCCGCTTCATTAAGCTCATTGCCGGCAACAGTAATGTCAGCCACGTACGTATGCCCGTGCATTCTCGCACATTGCCCTGCGGAAGCAGCCGGAATAAAGTGAGCCGCCGAAAAATTCATATCTTTGTGAAGCTCATATTTGTAGTTATGGGCCGGAGCCGGATAGTATTGAAATAACAATGCATGTTCCTCCTGAAAAAGTATAAAGCACTACCCTAGTATAATGTATCCTGAACGTGAATGTAACAAGAATGCTATGAAAAAAAGGGCAATTTGCCGACGAATCAGCAAATTGCACCTTGGTTATAACGCTTTATTTAGAAAGAATAATGCGATGGTGCCAGGACCCGCATGAGCGCCGATCGAAGCACCGATCGAATGAATGACGAAATCCGTGCAACCGAATTTCTCTTGAATCGTGCGTCGCAACGCCTGCGCGGTAGCTTCATCGTCGCCGTGTGAAATGCCGATCGTCTGTGTCTTTAAGTCAGACGCGCCTCGGGCCTCCATTAATTCCGCAAGCCTGCTGAGGGACTTGGAACGTCCGCGCGCTTTCTCCAGCGGCACCAGCTTACCGTCTTCCATATGCAGCACCGGCTTGATATTCAATAAACCGCCGATAAATGCTGAGGTCTTACTGACGCGCCCTCCGCGGTATAAATACTCCAAATTTTCCACTGTGAAAATATGTTCCATATGTAACGCCGCTTCTGCAGCCACCGCCGCCACTTCGGCCGCCGATTTGCCGGCTTGCGCCGCCTGTGCCGCGCGCAACACGACAAGCCCGAAACCGAGCGATGCGCATTTGGTATCGATAATTTCCAATTGGAGCGATGGATGTTCCTCTTTCACCATGTCCCTTACAAGCAACGAGGTTTGATATGTGCCGGATAATCCCGAGGAAAAGGCCACATACACGGCAGGTAGCCCTTTAACCGCTATGGCGCTAAAAGCCTTATGGAACTGTTCGATGGAAACTTGAGCTGTTTTATAAACATGTCCTTCTCGCATACGATCGAATAATTGCTTAGGCAACAACGTTCCTCCGTCGGAATAAATGCCCGCAGCATCGGAAACGCTTAAAGGAACGACCTCAATGCCGTATTGTTCAATCAGGGACCGCGGCAAATCAGCAGCGCTGTCCGTAATAATTTGTACTGTCAAGGTTGACCACCCCGTTATTTTCTCCCCGATGCGTGATTAAAGAGGAAGACAATCCCTACCCTTGTCCCGACTCGGAGGCTCATAGCGTATATTATATCATGTTCATCATGAAACCGATGCTATAATCCTACTGATTTCTTCCTACCCCTGATCCCTAAGCCTTATCCCGCACATGATGATCCACCAGCTTCTCCAAACGGCTCACCTGAAAGCCGTAATCATATATAGCCGAGGCTACGATCGCCAGTCTTAACCGGCCGTCTTTGCGATCCGCGTAGGCATCCATAATTTTACGAAGAAAATCTTCATTATCAGCATCCATCGTATATTGGTCGGCGTGGTCCGGTTTTATTTTGCCATCAAATTTAAGCAGAACGTGCTCGTGGTATTTATTGACTTTCTCGAGAATCTGATCGAAATCCGCATCGGTTTCAATCTCTCTTGAAGCCTGGAAATAGTGTTGCTCCGCCGCTTCCAGAATTTCGTATCCTTTATGCAACGTGTTCAACATCTGCTTGTAAACCACCAGCAATCGGACATCACTGTACTTGCGTTGCTTGAGCTTCTTTTCTTCTTCCTCAAACAGCTTATATTTTCCGTCCAGGGAACGTATAGCTCCTTCCAGCTTATCTTTCTCTTCCTGGAACACGCTTTCCTTGATTTCATTGGAAATGAGCGTACGCAGCAATAATGATAAGTCGATAAACACTTGCTGTACTGTTGCGAAAAATTGTCCCTGCGGTTTGGGCGGCAGAAACAGTATATTGATTAAGAATGAAGAAACGATACCGATAATCGTCAGCGTAAATCGGTTGAGCGCAAATGTCCAATGTCCCGGCGCCTCCATGACTGCAATAACCGTAACCAACGTTAATCCAATTGAATCTTCCATCTTAAGCTGCCTGCAAACGACGATGACCAAAATACATGTTGCTCCGATCGCAATCGGATTGTTCTGAAAGAAATAACCGGCGATTAAAGCCAACGTAGCGCCTATGGTATTCGTTTGAAGCTGTTCAAGGAAATAGCGCCAAGACCGGTATATGGACGGCTGCATGGCGAATAAGGCAGCAACGGCTGCTATGATTGGAGGATTCAAGCCTAGCAAAGTGCTGGCATACAGGGCGAGAGCGACAGCGACTCCCGTTTTGAATACTCTTGCCCCTAACGTCACCATTGATGATCCCCTTTCCATTATATCTATAGTATGGACTAACCCACCTATTCTACATGCAAAACAGACGGAATGCAAAAAAAGAGCGCCCCCAGGGCACTCTCCGTTTAATTAGATGTTACACATGCTTCCATAGCGTACCTTCACCGCTAACGGGACAAACCGGGAAGTAGGCACCCTTCTCGAATGATCTTGTCTCTCCTGCGGAACATATATATTCGCCGGTCTCCGTCACGCGGTCTCCCGTACGATGCTCGTGCTCACTGTGTCTCCAGGTGGTTGGCGTGTCATCCGCAGGACATGCCGGGAACGTAGCTCCCGTTGAAAATTGACTTTTCACGCCGTTCTCGCTGATATAGGTGCCCGCTTCCAGAACGTGCTCTCCGGAACGGTGCAAATGAATTGTGTTTACCATATTGAACACACCCTTTAAATGGATTTGGTCCTCGACCATCTAAAAGTATTAACCACATAAATCACAAATGAAACAATTTAGCGCTGCATCTAAAGAAAAAAGACCGCCAAGGACGGTCTTTCATGATCATATTATGAAATTATCCGATAAATTCCTGTACCCACTCACCTTGATAATAGCCTACACCGATCTTCGTGAAGCCGCTGTTTAAGATGTTCGCGCGGTGTCCCGGGCTGTTCATCCAATCCGTCATCACTTGTTGTGCGCTAGTTTGACCTGTTGCAATATTTTCGCCGGCCGTGTTGTACTGAATTCCGTAAGTTTTCATCATATCAAACGGAGATCCGTACGTCGGAGAATTATGATCGAAATAACGATTGTTTTCCATGTCAACGGCTTTGTCATAAGCCATTTTCGCCAATGGCGCGTCTGAAACTAAAGGACTTAAACCCGCTTTAGCACGCTCTTGGTTCACAAGCGTAACGACTTGCTGTTCCAAAGACCCTTTGTTGGCAGACGGTTGTTGAATGTTCGTGTTCGGTTGTGTAACAGATTGTCCTGTTTGCGGTATGTTAAGCTTCATCCCCGGCCAAATAATGTCCGGATTCGTCACTTGCGGATTCGCTTGAATTAACGCGGTTAAGCTGACACCGTTCCGTTTAGCGATCAGATACATTGTATCTTGTGTTGCCACCGTATAATTCGCGTTTGCAGCCATCGCTGCGCCTGCTCCCAAAATTGGAGTTAAAGCAATAATACCTGTTAAAGCCAGTTTCTTAAAGTCCATAGACTTCATAAAATCCTTCTCCCTTCGAATTGGCCTGCGAGGTTAGCTGTCGGGTTAGGACGAAAAGAGAATGCCCCGCCGCGGAAAGATCGGCTTCACCCCAAATCCAAATACATGGGTTCCCCGTGCTTCATTAAGAGCTTCGGCCTTTATGTTGTGTTCTCGGACAAGAAACAGCTTAACATGACTTCGGAAGCGTTTCATTGGTTAAATAATGGTAATGCGAACAGGTACAAACACCCATCCGCTATAGCCCGCATATCGTATACCATGACTGACTACCGGTAAAGGAGTTATGCACAATGGTAAATTACGATTCTGAATTCTCGCAAGAACGCGGAATAGTTCCGACGCAAGAAACTCAATTCGGCACAACCGGCATCGGCGGCGGCATTATTGGCGGAGGTATATATATACCTGGCTTAGGCTGGTTTCCGGGAGGCGGCGGATTCCCAGGTCCAGGGCCAGGTCCGGGTCCAGGGCCTTTCCCTCCACCGCCGTTTCCGGGTCCGGGTCCAGGACCCGGTCCGTTTCCTCCACCGCCGTTCCCGGGGCAGAACCCCTTTGTAACTGTCGTCATCGACGGCGGTCAGGCCTATCCTTATATTCGGAATAGTTACCGCATTCGGTATTATCCCGGGTTGACTTTGTACCAAGCCCTGCAAAATACCGGCCAGGTACAATTCGGCGTAGGCGGCCGCATCCGGTCCGTATCCGGGGTCCCTATCGGAAGCAGCGTTGCTTATGAACTGCGCGTGAACGGCAGACTCATCTCCGGCAACTCCTTGTTCGTACAGTTGAACCCCAATGATCATGTATCTTTACGTTTAATTCTTGTAGGCGTACCTTATTAAGTCTCACACTGAAATAAAGCTCCCTGTCCCGAACAATCGGGACAGGGAGCTTTATTTCACACTTAATCGTTTAAGATCTGTACATTAAACAGCCTGGCATACGCTCCGTCTTTACGCATCAGCTCCTCATGCGTTCCTTGTTCCGTAATTTCACCATGTTCCACCAGTACAATCTGATCCGCATGCGTAATGGTGGACAAGCGATGAGCTACGATCAACGTGGTTCGGTCACGCGCAAGAGACTCAAGCGAAGCTTGGATCAAATGTTCGGATTCCAGATCCAAGGCGGATGTCGCTTCATCAAGCACAAGAATCCGCGGATCTTTCAGAAAGACCCGCGCTATCGCGATCCGTTGCTTCTGTCCGCCGGAAAGCTTAACGCCTTTCTCGCCGATTTCCGTATTGTACCCCTGCGGTAAGCTAAGAATGAAGTCATGAGCATTGGCCGCTTCGGCCGCCGCGTAAATTTCCTCCTCCGAGGCGCCCGGCCGGCCAAAGAGAATGTTCTCGCGCACAGAACCGCTAAACAACAGATTATCCTGCAACACCATTCCGATTTGGTTTCGAAGACTATGAATCGTGACGGATCGAATATCGTGACCATCGATGGAAATCGTTCCCTCCTGGATATCATAGAAACGCGGAAGCAAGGATATAAGCGAAGATTTTCCGCCGCCGCTCATCCCTACAAAGGCGATCGTCTGCCCTGGCTCAATTCGCAGATTGATTCCCCGAAGCACCCAATCCTCACTGGAATCGTAGCGGAATTTCACCTGTTCGAACGTAATGCCGCCTTTCACCCGCGGCAACGCCAAGGCGCCTTTAACATCCGTGATATCATAAGGCTCATGCAGCAATTCCATCACTCGGTCCAGGGAAGCAGAGGCTTGCGTTAACTCGGTTGAGGCATTTACCAGCCGGCGAAGCGGTGAATACAGCCGATCCAGGAAAGCAAAGAAGGCGACAAAAGAACCCACGGTTAAATTTCCTTGAATGACCTGGTAACCACCGTAGCTTATAACTAGCAACGGGGCTATATCCGTTAAGGTGTTAATGATCGCGTTCGTCATCGCATTCCAACGGGTCAGCGCAACCGCTCGGTCCAGAAACTGTCCGTTCTTGCGGTTAAAATGGTTCTTTTCATGCTCTTCTAGCGTAAAACTCTTGATCACAGGTATTCCATTTACCCGTTCATACAGATAACCTTGCATCTCCGCAAGCGCTTGCGACCGGGAACGCGACAGAAACCTCAGTTGTTTATAAAGCTTCTTCACAGCCAAACCGTAGAAGGGGAACACCGCGATGGATACCAATGTCAGGTCAACATCGAGCGTAAACATAAATGCGATCGCGAACGTTAACGTAAATAAGTCCAGCCAAACATTCATCATACCCGTTTCTACAATGCTCTTCGTCTGTTCAGCATCATTAATCATTCTCGAAATAATCTCGCCGACTTTACGGTTATGATAGTATCGCAGTGACAATTTCTGAATATGGTCATACAGCTTGCTGCGCAGATCATATAGGATTCGGCTGGTTGTCAGCTGTGCGTAATACTGCCGCAAATATTCGATCGGGGCGCGAATGATGACGAACAGCACGAAGGCCCCCGCCATAACGATCGCCAATTTTCTGATTTTCTCAGCAGGGGAGAGATCTCCCAACAAAAGCTCATCGACAACGTATTTCATCATAATGGGCAATGTCAGCGGGATGCCGAACTTCACCATACCAATTAGTACCGTTATAATGACCATGCCTTTATAAGGCTTTACAAAAGTAAGATAAGATTTAAAACTGGACAACTTTGGCCACACCTCCAACCTCAACTATAGACATCGTCATCAGGGAAAGCAAGAATGCAATACATATGAAATAACTTTCTAATTTTAGTGAAATCATACTATGAAGAGTTTGAGACCCGTTATTTCGGTTTAAGTAATATTTGTTCAATTCTATTCATAAACCTAGGAGGTTGAGAAAGATGAGAAAACATATTGTAGGTGCATTCAGTACTAGAGACGAGGCCATTTCGGCGATTGAGGATTTAAAGAGACTGGGTTACAATTCCGACGATATTTCCGTCGTCAGCCGTAACCAGGATCATCTAGAAACCATTACAGAAGAAACAGGTTCCAGAGTACCGGAAGGCATGGCGACAGGAGCTGCTACCGGCGGTGTCATCGGTGGGGTAGCCGGATTGCTCGCAGGCATCGGATTGCTTGCTATTCCGGGCGTCGGCCCCATTCTGGCGGCAGGACCAATCGCTGCCACGTTAACCGGCGCTGCTGTAGGCGCAGGCGCGGGTACGTTGGTGGGCGGATTAATCGGACTTGGTATTCCGGAAGACGAAGCTGAACGCTATAATGAATATGTCGATAACGACAAATTACTTGTTCTCGTTGATGTTGAACCGGAACGTCAAGCCGGAGTTTACGATATTTTCCGTACCCATGGCGCATTGAATGCGGACACCTATAACAACGGTGCGGTAGGTGATGTGAATTCCAATTATGATTCCGATCGCAAATTAACTAAAGATAACGACACGTTCATCCTGTAAATTATATTATAGTAACAGAAGCAGCACGAAACCAAGCGGTTTCGTGCTTTTTTGTTCACTCATATAACCCCTGCCCATGAATAATGGTAAACTCCACTTGAATATCGAATTCCATCTCTTTGATTTTATGGGGCCAATCCTTCGTGTCCCAGCCTTTTTGCCGAAACTTCTCACCGATGCCCAGCACATCCGTACCCTTATCGGTCGTTTCTTTAAGAAGGTTTTGGAGTTCCAACTTAATTTTAGATTCGAATTTCCTCTCAAGCTCTTGTTTATGTATTAAGGGCTTATCTTGTAGCGTATCGAACAAAGTCCCGCGCATTTTATAGTCTAGGTGCACCCGGTTGCGGCCAACCTTCACTTTTTTCTTATAATATTTAATCTCCACACTATCCGTACGTTTATTATCCGAAAATACAATGACATCCGCAGTTCGTTCCCCGACTAGAAGGTTCATGAACCGATTCTGGTCTTTACCCGTTTCCATTGCATAACGATCTCCCCTCAACACCGCCTCACCTTTGAGGAGTAATGCTTTGTCGGAAACATCAATAGAGCTGATCATCGCGCTTTCAATTCCACCGCTGGTCATTCGCGAATACTCTTTCCAAAGCTCTGAAGGAATATAGGTTGGCATGAACAGATGTCCTTTAGTAATGAAATCCAGCAACCGTCCTTTATCATTCTCCATAGCAAATTTAGCGGAGCTGTCAGACATAAATAAGAGAACACGTTGATTGATTTCGTAATGCCTGATCAACATATCTATATGCTTCAGAATTCCGTCATTTAACAATGGTTTCCCTATTACGACATATGCGATTTTATCTAAAGTCAGTTTCTTCTGATACCTTAAGCGCAACTCCCTAAAGCAATATCCAAGGCTCTTTCCCTTTACGGTTAATAAACGCATCTGTTTCATGGCGGACGCCCCCCCGCTTGAAGAATCCCCTGAACCAGCCGATCCTTCGCTTTCTTCTCCTCCTCCTCCTCCCCCATCCGGCATAATTTCCTGAACCGTCAAAACCAATTCATTATTCGGAGCCATATCGATCCCCATACCGACAATGAACGTCTGTGCCCTTAAATCTACAACATCTGTACAACCGCAAAGCAGAATGGAAAGCGATAGCCATATGCTCACCATTTTTTTATAATACGACATCTTATTTCCCCCCAACTTTAAGAAATAGCCACAACATGGTCGGGATGATTTGAAACAAAAGCAAACCGAACGCGGACCAATACACCTGTATGACCTCCCATACCTCGGTAGTAACCGGGAACAAATAGATCAGCCAGGCGATTAATCCCACACCTGCGAGAATTTTATATTCAGACTTGAAACCACTTATTTGCCTAATCCCTTTCATAGAGCAATACAAGGATAGAATCAAGCCCACCATCGTTATCAACAACCACAGAACCGGGGATAGAAAACTGATTTTCTCAATCGGCAGACGTTCAAAAGCAACGGTTTCCAAAGACTCTTGATAGGGAAATGTAAAATGGACAGCCGTCCGGATCCCGAAAATCCCGATGGGGAAAATAATAGCCATTAGCAAATGAACAGCCCCGATGGTGGTAGCCATCAACACAGGCGTTTTCAGACTTTTTCCAGGTTCTTTTTTCACATAAGGATATAAAAAAAAGAGGATCATCACCGGTCTGAACAGAAACAATACGGTCAAGTGCTTTGGATCAAGAATTGAATCGATCGGTCCCCAAAGAGGCAACAATCGATGCACATTCAACATAAAGAACTGAGGAATGTTCACCAATGACAACATCAACAATACCAGCGGGGTAATTATTGTAGCAAACCGGGCCCATGCCTCAATCCCTCTGGATACGGAATAGACGACGACCAATAAGGTAGCGGTGGCCACGATGGCTGAATGCGTTAAAGGTAATTGGGTGTAAGTCGTCAAGTGCCATAGCTTCATAAAGAACTGATAGCCCCAGATCAACATCTCGATCACCAACAACACACCGTAAACAGAACCTATCCAACGACCCAGCAACACCTTTGACCATTGAATAATCGTCTGATCTGGAAATCGTTCACACAAATGAACGCTGATCATTAAAGTGATCATGTTTATTCCATAAGCAATCAAAACTGCCCACCAAGCATAATGACCATAACTTTTCAACAAGGATTGTACATTGCCAATGGGTGTAATACCGATGCTTACCAAGGTCAATATAAGAAAAAATTGCATTCTCGGAATCTGCTGATAACCCATTATGAATCCGGATCTCCCTTCTGCCTGAAGTGATCTTGCGGTTCATAATTCGACATTCTTTTTTTCTGCTTGCTCTTGTCTCTTTCAAAGAAACCCAATAAAGCATAGTCTCTTGGTTGATTCGGGGCGAATGCGGACAAGTAAGGAACACCTAACGATTTAAGCGCGCTAAGATGCATCACAAGCACTACCGTTACCAGGGTAATACCATAAAAGCCCAGCAATGCGGAACCTACAATTAAAGGATACTTCCAAATCCGGAAAGCAAATGAAATTTGATACGAGGCAAAATAGGATCCGATGACCGTCAGGGCTGTCACAATAATCATGACTCGGCTCGTCAACCCCGCTTGCGCCGCGGCTTGTCCGATGACCAAGCTTCCGAACACATTAATGGCCGGACCAATCGTTCCTGGAACGAAGGAGGTTCCTTCCACGAACAGATCTAATATAACCATAAAGATAAATACTTCGAAGAAGGGCCCGTACGGAATATGCGCCTGATCCCTCGCAATGGATAAACCGAACTCTGTCGGTAACACCGTAGTATTGACCGTGACTAAAGCTAAATAAACAGAAGAAGCGTAGAGCGAAAGAACAATAGCGAAATATTTAAGCATGCGCACGAACGTAGGAATGATACTGCCTTGAAAAACATATTCTGACCCAATGAGCATGGAGTTCATGACCGTCGGCAGAAAAGCCATAAACGGAGAGCCTTCGATCGCGATGGCAATTCTGCCATCCGTCAGGTTCTTAGAAGTCCGTGCGGGAATTTCAGACAACTCATAAAGCGGAAACGGTGTATTGTTCCGACCGATAATCAGTTCCATCAGATCTTTTTGAACAGTAACAGCTTCAATATTAATTTTTTTGATGTTCGTCTCAATTTCTTCAACCCATTCCGGTTTGCAAATGTCTTTAACGTATATGAGACCTACTCGTGTTTTGGAACGTTCGCCGACTTCGAAATAATGAATGACGAGATTGGGATCCCGATTGCGGTGACGAAGGAGCGCGATGTTTGTATTTAAGTCCTCAACAAAGGAATCTTTCGGCCCCAGAATAAACTTTTCTATTTTCGGTTCGGATATAGCCCTTTTCGGCAAATCGGACAACGGTATGGCAATGACTATTGCAGTGTCTGTCCGCTGTGTCATTAAAACTACGTGACCGTCCAATAAAGCATGAATCAACTGCGCCATATCTTGCGGGGATTTAGCTTGGGGATAAATTCGTTTCCACTGCTCAGGCTCTTTAAGCCACAAATTCAACCTAGTTACAATCTCTTGCTCGTAGCGGGTCATATCCAACATAGTGTCCAGATAGATGCAGCACAGGTCCTCCTGTAAGGGGAAACAGGCCAAATCGTCCGTTGTTAAAATCCGCTTGACTTCGTTCATAATTTCTTGTGATGAAGAACTAAGCGGCGCTTTCATTTGACTGCTATCCAGCGTAGGTTGCGCCTGACTTTCCGGATGTTGTTTTCGTTTAAATGCGAAAGGGTGTTTCTTACGCGGATCCTTCATCGCTCGATCCCTCCGATCAACCTGTTTATCATAGGTTTCCAACAAAGGAAGGATTTATCCACCTTAAGGTGTGAAGGACGGCAACATGGAATCGGCAGGAAGCAGATCAGACACCTTTACAAAGTCGGCATCAGGGAAACGTTCGATGGATGCTAACAACTGTCGGGATGTAATTAATCCCGGGGAACCGA
Protein-coding sequences here:
- a CDS encoding 6-pyruvoyl trahydropterin synthase family protein, which gives rise to MLFQYYPAPAHNYKYELHKDMNFSAAHFIPAASAGQCARMHGHTYVADITVAGNELNEAGFLVNFSDLKKLIHGRYDHTLLNDHEEFTGESSSEPERYPTTEVLARQVWETVEAYLQQFPNKATCLQVLVRETPTSYVIYRP
- a CDS encoding DegV family protein, which translates into the protein MTVQIITDSAADLPRSLIEQYGIEVVPLSVSDAAGIYSDGGTLLPKQLFDRMREGHVYKTAQVSIEQFHKAFSAIAVKGLPAVYVAFSSGLSGTYQTSLLVRDMVKEEHPSLQLEIIDTKCASLGFGLVVLRAAQAAQAGKSAAEVAAVAAEAALHMEHIFTVENLEYLYRGGRVSKTSAFIGGLLNIKPVLHMEDGKLVPLEKARGRSKSLSRLAELMEARGASDLKTQTIGISHGDDEATAQALRRTIQEKFGCTDFVIHSIGASIGAHAGPGTIALFFLNKAL
- a CDS encoding FUSC family protein, which gives rise to MTLGARVFKTGVAVALALYASTLLGLNPPIIAAVAALFAMQPSIYRSWRYFLEQLQTNTIGATLALIAGYFFQNNPIAIGATCILVIVVCRQLKMEDSIGLTLVTVIAVMEAPGHWTFALNRFTLTIIGIVSSFLINILFLPPKPQGQFFATVQQVFIDLSLLLRTLISNEIKESVFQEEKDKLEGAIRSLDGKYKLFEEEEKKLKQRKYSDVRLLVVYKQMLNTLHKGYEILEAAEQHYFQASREIETDADFDQILEKVNKYHEHVLLKFDGKIKPDHADQYTMDADNEDFLRKIMDAYADRKDGRLRLAIVASAIYDYGFQVSRLEKLVDHHVRDKA
- a CDS encoding CAP domain-containing protein — its product is MDFKKLALTGIIALTPILGAGAAMAANANYTVATQDTMYLIAKRNGVSLTALIQANPQVTNPDIIWPGMKLNIPQTGQSVTQPNTNIQQPSANKGSLEQQVVTLVNQERAKAGLSPLVSDAPLAKMAYDKAVDMENNRYFDHNSPTYGSPFDMMKTYGIQYNTAGENIATGQTSAQQVMTDWMNSPGHRANILNSGFTKIGVGYYQGEWVQEFIG
- a CDS encoding ABC transporter ATP-binding protein, which gives rise to MSSFKSYLTFVKPYKGMVIITVLIGMVKFGIPLTLPIMMKYVVDELLLGDLSPAEKIRKLAIVMAGAFVLFVIIRAPIEYLRQYYAQLTTSRILYDLRSKLYDHIQKLSLRYYHNRKVGEIISRMINDAEQTKSIVETGMMNVWLDLFTLTFAIAFMFTLDVDLTLVSIAVFPFYGLAVKKLYKQLRFLSRSRSQALAEMQGYLYERVNGIPVIKSFTLEEHEKNHFNRKNGQFLDRAVALTRWNAMTNAIINTLTDIAPLLVISYGGYQVIQGNLTVGSFVAFFAFLDRLYSPLRRLVNASTELTQASASLDRVMELLHEPYDITDVKGALALPRVKGGITFEQVKFRYDSSEDWVLRGINLRIEPGQTIAFVGMSGGGKSSLISLLPRFYDIQEGTISIDGHDIRSVTIHSLRNQIGMVLQDNLLFSGSVRENILFGRPGASEEEIYAAAEAANAHDFILSLPQGYNTEIGEKGVKLSGGQKQRIAIARVFLKDPRILVLDEATSALDLESEHLIQASLESLARDRTTLIVAHRLSTITHADQIVLVEHGEITEQGTHEELMRKDGAYARLFNVQILND
- a CDS encoding general stress protein, which produces MRKHIVGAFSTRDEAISAIEDLKRLGYNSDDISVVSRNQDHLETITEETGSRVPEGMATGAATGGVIGGVAGLLAGIGLLAIPGVGPILAAGPIAATLTGAAVGAGAGTLVGGLIGLGIPEDEAERYNEYVDNDKLLVLVDVEPERQAGVYDIFRTHGALNADTYNNGAVGDVNSNYDSDRKLTKDNDTFIL
- a CDS encoding Ger(x)C family spore germination protein — encoded protein: MSYYKKMVSIWLSLSILLCGCTDVVDLRAQTFIVGMGIDMAPNNELVLTVQEIMPDGGGGGGEESEGSAGSGDSSSGGASAMKQMRLLTVKGKSLGYCFRELRLRYQKKLTLDKIAYVVIGKPLLNDGILKHIDMLIRHYEINQRVLLFMSDSSAKFAMENDKGRLLDFITKGHLFMPTYIPSELWKEYSRMTSGGIESAMISSIDVSDKALLLKGEAVLRGDRYAMETGKDQNRFMNLLVGERTADVIVFSDNKRTDSVEIKYYKKKVKVGRNRVHLDYKMRGTLFDTLQDKPLIHKQELERKFESKIKLELQNLLKETTDKGTDVLGIGEKFRQKGWDTKDWPHKIKEMEFDIQVEFTIIHGQGLYE
- a CDS encoding GerAB/ArcD/ProY family transporter; protein product: MGYQQIPRMQFFLILTLVSIGITPIGNVQSLLKSYGHYAWWAVLIAYGINMITLMISVHLCERFPDQTIIQWSKVLLGRWIGSVYGVLLVIEMLIWGYQFFMKLWHLTTYTQLPLTHSAIVATATLLVVVYSVSRGIEAWARFATIITPLVLLMLSLVNIPQFFMLNVHRLLPLWGPIDSILDPKHLTVLFLFRPVMILFFLYPYVKKEPGKSLKTPVLMATTIGAVHLLMAIIFPIGIFGIRTAVHFTFPYQESLETVAFERLPIEKISFLSPVLWLLITMVGLILSLYCSMKGIRQISGFKSEYKILAGVGLIAWLIYLFPVTTEVWEVIQVYWSAFGLLLFQIIPTMLWLFLKVGGK
- a CDS encoding spore germination protein, translating into MKDPRKKHPFAFKRKQHPESQAQPTLDSSQMKAPLSSSSQEIMNEVKRILTTDDLACFPLQEDLCCIYLDTMLDMTRYEQEIVTRLNLWLKEPEQWKRIYPQAKSPQDMAQLIHALLDGHVVLMTQRTDTAIVIAIPLSDLPKRAISEPKIEKFILGPKDSFVEDLNTNIALLRHRNRDPNLVIHYFEVGERSKTRVGLIYVKDICKPEWVEEIETNIKKINIEAVTVQKDLMELIIGRNNTPFPLYELSEIPARTSKNLTDGRIAIAIEGSPFMAFLPTVMNSMLIGSEYVFQGSIIPTFVRMLKYFAIVLSLYASSVYLALVTVNTTVLPTEFGLSIARDQAHIPYGPFFEVFIFMVILDLFVEGTSFVPGTIGPAINVFGSLVIGQAAAQAGLTSRVMIIVTALTVIGSYFASYQISFAFRIWKYPLIVGSALLGFYGITLVTVVLVMHLSALKSLGVPYLSAFAPNQPRDYALLGFFERDKSKQKKRMSNYEPQDHFRQKGDPDS